CCAACGACATCGCTGGTGACGGCACCACCACCGCCACGGTGCTCGCCCAGGCGCTGGTACGCGAGGGCCTGAAGAACGTCGCCGCCGGCGCCTCCCCGGCCGCCCTCAAGAAGGGCATCGACGCCGCGGTCAAGGCCGTCTCCGACGAGCTGCTCGCCTCGGCCCGCCCGATCGACGAGAAGTCCGACATCGCCGCCGTGGCCGCGCTGTCCGCCCAGGACCAGCAGGTCGGCGAGCTGATCGCCGAGGCGATGGACAAGGTCGGCAAGGACGGTGTCATCACCGTCGAGGAGTCCAACACCTTCGGTCTGGAGCTGGACTTCACCGAGGGCATGGCCTTCGACAAGGGCTACCTGTCGCCGTACTTCGTCACGGACCAGGAGCGCATGGAGGCCGTCCTCGACGACCCCTACATCCTCATCAACCAGGGCAAGGTCAGCTCCATCCAGGACCTGCTGCCGCTGCTGGAGAAGGTCATCCAGGCCGGCGCCTCCAAGCCGCTGCTGATCATCGCCGAGGACGTCGAGGGCGAGGCCCTGTCGACCCTGGTCGTCAACAAGATCCGTGGCACCTTCAACGCCGTCGCGGTGAAGGCCCCGGGCTTCGGTGACCGCCGCAAGGCCATGCTGCAGGACATCGCCACCCTCACCGGCGGCACCGTCATCTCCGAGGAGGTCGGCCTCAAGCTCGACCAGGTCGGTCTCGACGTGCTGGGCTCCGCCCGCCGCGTGACCGTCACCAAGGACGACACCACGATCGTCGACGGCGGCGGCGACTCCGCCGACGTCGCGGGCCGCGTCAACCAGATCAAGGCCGAGATCGAGAACACCGACTCCGACTGGGACCGCGAGAAGCTCCAGGAGCGCCTCGCGAAGCTGGCCGGCGGCGTGTGCGTGATCAAGGTCGGCGCCGCCACCGAGGTGGAGCTGAAGGAGAAGAAGCACCGTCTGGAGGACGCCATCTCCGCGACCCGCGCCGCGGTCGAGGAGGGCATCGTCTCCGGTGGTGGCTCCGCGCTGGTCCACGCCGTCAAGGTGCTCGACGGCAACCTCGACAAGACCGGCGACGAGGCCACGGGTGTCGCGGTCGTCCGCCGCGCCGCCGTCGAGCCGCTGCGCTGGATCGCCGAGAACGCCGGCCTCGAGGGCTACGTGATCGTCTCCAAGGTGGCCGAGCTCGACAAGGGCAACGGCTACAACGCCGCCACCGGCGAGTACGGCGACCTGGTC
Above is a genomic segment from Streptomyces collinus Tu 365 containing:
- the groL gene encoding chaperonin GroEL (60 kDa chaperone family; promotes refolding of misfolded polypeptides especially under stressful conditions; forms two stacked rings of heptamers to form a barrel-shaped 14mer; ends can be capped by GroES; misfolded proteins enter the barrel where they are refolded when GroES binds), with product MAKILKFDEDARRALERGVNKLADTVKVTIGPKGRNVVIDKKFGAPTITNDGVTIAREVEIEDPYENLGAQLVKEVATKTNDIAGDGTTTATVLAQALVREGLKNVAAGASPAALKKGIDAAVKAVSDELLASARPIDEKSDIAAVAALSAQDQQVGELIAEAMDKVGKDGVITVEESNTFGLELDFTEGMAFDKGYLSPYFVTDQERMEAVLDDPYILINQGKVSSIQDLLPLLEKVIQAGASKPLLIIAEDVEGEALSTLVVNKIRGTFNAVAVKAPGFGDRRKAMLQDIATLTGGTVISEEVGLKLDQVGLDVLGSARRVTVTKDDTTIVDGGGDSADVAGRVNQIKAEIENTDSDWDREKLQERLAKLAGGVCVIKVGAATEVELKEKKHRLEDAISATRAAVEEGIVSGGGSALVHAVKVLDGNLDKTGDEATGVAVVRRAAVEPLRWIAENAGLEGYVIVSKVAELDKGNGYNAATGEYGDLVKAGVIDPVKVTRSALENAASIASLLLTTETLVVEKKEEEPAEAGHGHGHGHSH